A single genomic interval of Dromiciops gliroides isolate mDroGli1 chromosome 1, mDroGli1.pri, whole genome shotgun sequence harbors:
- the LOC122734914 gene encoding olfactory receptor 1361-like, protein MEGGNQSAVSEFILLGLSEQPEQQTLLFFLFLIMYLITGLGNLLIILVIRASSCLHTPMYFFLSNLSLVDICFTSTTIPKMLANHVSGNKAIPYAGCLAQVFFFIWFAGIDSTLLTSMAYDRYVAICAPLHYSMIMTPKLCALLIVVSWFWSYTNALIHTVLLTRLSFCGHSEIPHFFCDLSPLLKLACSDTFINDLMVNTVGALTIIIPFIGILISYTRIFVTVMKIPSTVGKWKAFSTCGSHLTVVCLFYGAIIGVYFSPSSTHTTQQDTAAAVMYTVVTPMLNPFIYSLRNKDMKGALGILLTKKPGLSL, encoded by the coding sequence ATGGAAGGAGGAAATCAGTCTGCAGTCTCTGAGTTCATCCTCCTGGGACTCTCAGAACAGCCAGAGCAGCAGACACTCCTGTTCTTCCTGTTTCTTATTATGTATCTGATCACAGGTCTAGGGAATCTGCTCATCATTCTGGTCATTAGAGCCAGTTCATGCCTCCACACCCCCATGTACTTCTTCCTTAGCAACCTGTCCTTGGTTGACATCTGCTTCACCTCAACCACCATCCCCAAGATGCTGGCAAATCATGTCTCTGGAAACAAAGCAATTCCTTATGCTGGGTGCCTAGCACAAGTATTCTTCTTCATTTGGTTTGCAGGCATAGATAGTACCCTTCTGACTTCCATGGCCTATGACCGTTATGTGGCTATCTGTGCTCCACTGCATTATTCCATGATCATGACCCCAAAGTTGTGTGCTCTTCTGATAGTAGTATCTTGGTTTTGGTCCTATACTAATGCTCTGATACATACTGTCCTACTGACCCGACTCTCATTCTGTGGCCACAGTgaaattcctcatttcttttgtGACCTCAGTCCCCTGCTGAAGTTGGCCTGCTCAGACACCTTCATCAATGACCTGATGGTCAATACAGTGGGAGCGCTAACAATCATCATCCCCTTCATTGGCATCCTGATCTCCTACACTCGAATTTTTGTGACTGTGATGAAGATCCCATCTACTGTGGGGAAGTGGAAAGCTTTCTCCACCTGTGGCTCCCACCTCACTGTGGTCTGTCTCTTCTATGGGGCAATCATTGGAGTGTACTTCAGCCCCTCATCCACCCACACTACCCAGCAGGATACAGCAGCAGCTGTGATGTATACAGTGGTCACCCCTATGCTGAACCCTTTCATCTACAGCCTGAGGAACAAGGATATGAAAGGAGCCCTGGGGATTCTCCTCACCAAGAAACCAGGCCTCTCTTTGTGA